The Streptomyces sp. NBC_00659 genomic interval GGAACCCTCCGGGCGCTCACCGGACCACCGGTCCGCCCCGGCCGAGCGGCGTTCCGGGCCGACGGGGGATGCCGGGGCAAGGGCCGGGAAGCCGTGACGGCGCCGGGTCGGCGGCGCCGCTACGTCGTATTCCTGTAGTCCTATGGCGCCGTGGCGCCGTGGCCCGTAGCCCTGTCCCCCGTCCTCCCGCTGTGCCTCAGGATCAGGAGGCCTCGACGGCTGCCTTGATCCGCTGGCCGAAGGCGTCCGCGTCCTTGCGGGCCGCACTCAGCGCCAAGCCCACCAGGAGTTTGCCGATGCCATGGCCCTCAAGGACGTTGAAGATCCGGACCCGGGTGGTCCGGGGGCCGGTGGACTCGAGGTCGTAGCCGCCCTCCTTCGCCATGACGGTGTTCTTCGAGATCTCGGCCCAGCGGATCCGGCGGGACGGCTCGAACTCGGTGATGCGGAACTCCCGGCCCGTCTTCATTCCGGCGTCCTTGACGGTGCTGGTGAAGACGGTGCCCACGGCCGTCGGGCCCTCCGGAGTCTTCGTGATCGCCTGCACCCTGGGGCTGAACCGGGGGTCGTTCGTGCCGGCGGCGAGGTAGGCGAACACCTCCTCGACGGGGCGGTTGATCTCGGTTGTCGCCTCGAACTGACCGGACACGGTTCCTCCTGTGCTGCGATCACGGACCGCCCGCTGAGGGCGCGCGGCCTTGCCGCGCCCGATCAGCCTAGGGGCCAGGAGCGCTGCGGGCGCGTCGCACGGGCTTGTTCAGTGGTCGAAGCCGTCGGACAGACGCACGGTGTAGCCGTCCTCCTCCATCAGGACGACGGTGACGCCGAAGGGGTTGGGATGGTCAAGCTCCATCGGGGTGAACGCGTACGCGACGGCGGCCTCGACGGGCGGCGGAAGTTCGCCGTCCGGTCGCGGCGCGGGGGCCTGGTCCCAGTCGAGGGCGGCCGCGGACTCGTCCGTGTTCCCGGAGCCGGTGGGCAAGGACTCCTCGGTGTAGGGGAACTGGTGCAGCACATGCCCGTCCGGGGTGGCGCGGACCATGTTCAGGCACGGGGAGGGGCCGGAGACCGGCAGCTCGCAGGCGGTGGCGACCTCCTGGGTCTCCCAGGCCAGCACGACCTCGTCCGCGCCGGCCGCCGCCGCGATGTTCGACAGCGCCGCGATGCCGGTGAGCGCGTCGGCCCCGGGCTCGGTCGGGCGGACCCAGACCAGCCCGACCAGCTCGCCCCGCACGAGCGGCATGATGACCGGCCGGGGTACCGCACCCTCGCGCACGCCCTTGACGTAGGCGCTCTTCATCGAGCCGACCAGCGTGTCCCACGTTCGCGTGTCCACGGAAGCCCCTTTGCCGCTGTTGTCTTCGATCACCGCCGACCCTGTCACGCGGGGTGTCCCCGTGTCAGCGGGATGTCCGGCAGGCGACCCCTTCGGTGCCGTTCGCCCGTACGGCGGCGCGGACCGCTCACGCGGACGTCCCTTAGGGTCGATGGGATGGCGCGTGTGGAAGTCCTTCAGCTGCTGGTCTCGGCCGTGCACCGGTTCGAGGGCCGACCGGGCGACGGGGTGCCCCCGCTGCCCGACGCGGAACTGGTGACGACCGCTCAGGTGCGCGCCGGACTCGGGATCGTCGGCGACCGCTACTTCAACCATCCGGCCCATCGGAACGCGTCGATCACCCTCGTGGCGGCCGAGCGCTTTCCGCAGGGGACGGCCGCGGAAGCGGACCTCCGGCTGACCCGGCGCAACGTTCTGCTCCGGGGCGTGGACATCGACGCCTGTGTCGGCGCGACGATCTCCCTGGACTGCGGCACCGGGCCCGTGCTGCTCGCCGTACGCGGCGCGGCCAGGCCCTGCGCCTGGATGGACACCACGCTCGGCCCCGGCGCGCGACGGGCGCTGCGCGACGGCGGGGGAATCCGCTGCCGCCCGCTGACCGACGGCACTCTCGCGGTGGGGCCCGCCGAGTTCACGGTGGTGGAGCCGGCACCCGCGAAGGACTGACCCGAGGGTGCCGAGGGTGGAGCGCGGTCGGCCGCCGCGACGGACCGGCTTGGACGGGCCGGCTTGGACGGGCCGGGTTGTGGGCGCGTCCAGTCCGGCGGCCGCGAAGCACCGGCCCGCCGAGGTATATCCAACCAGTTGGTTGACTAAGGCGGGGGCTGGGCATACGGTTATTCAACCAACTGGTTGATTACGTGAGGTGAGAGGTGTCCGACGAGCGGCTGTCCCGGGTGTTCTCGGCCCTGGCCGACCCGACGCGGCGCGACATCGTGGCCAGGCTGGCCGCGGGGGACGCCACGGTCAACGAACTGGCCGAGCCCTACGACGTGACGGTGCAGGCCGTGTCCAAGCACATCCGGGTGCTGGAGGACGCCGGTCTGGTCAGCCGCAGCAGAGACGCCCAGCGTCGGCCCTGCCACCTCGAAGGCGAGGTCTTCGACCTGATGACGCGATGGATCGAACGCTACCGACGCGAGGCGGAGGACCGTTTCCACCGGCTCGACGCCGTCCTCGAACGGATGGGGGACCAGCCGGGCGAAGGCACCTCCGGCAAGGAGGCGGCATCATGAGCACCGCGAACCGGAGCGACCGGCACGAGACGCGGATCGTGGCCGACCCGGCGCTGCCCACCATCCTCATCACCCGGGAGTTCGACGCCCCCGCGGAGCGTGTGTTCAGGGCGTACACCGATCCCGGTCTCGTCGTGCAGTGGCTCGGCCCGCGTCGGCTGACCATGCGGATCGACGTGTACGAGGCGCGCACCGGTGGCTCGTACCGCTATGTGCATCGCGAGGCGGACGGGACGGAGTACGGCTTCCGCGGCGTGTTCCACGAGGTGCGCCGCGACGAGCGCATCGTGCAGACCTTCGCCTACGACGGCTTCCCGGACGGCGTCAGCCTGGAGACCACGCTCTTCGAGGACCTCGGCGGCCGGACCCGGGTCACCACCACCTCGCTCATGGCGTCCGTCGAGGCCCGCGACGCGATGATCAGAAGCGGTATGCAACGCGGTGTCCGCGAGGGCCATGAGCGCCTCGACGAACTGCTCGGCGGCCGCCGGAGCGGGAACGCCTGAACACCCGAAGAAGAACCGAGACGGAAGGCTTGAGATCATGACGAGCGCAGCCGACGAGCACCGCACTGTCGCCGAGATCTTCACCGAACGGGTGCGCGGAGTGCGCCCCGGGGCCTGGGAGAACCCCGCGCCGTGCGACGGCTGGGTCGCCCGGGACGTGGTGCGTCACCTGGTCGAGTGGTTCCCCGACTTCCTGAAGGCGGGCGCCGGGGTCGAACTGCCGAAGGGGCCGTCGGTGGACGACGACCCGGTGAAGGCCTGGACGGTGCACAGCGACGGAGTGCAGGCACTCCTCGACGATCCGGCCACGGCGCACAGAACGCTGTCGAACCCGCACATCGGCGAGGTCCCGCTGGACCAGGCGGTCGACCGCTTCTACACCGCCGACGTCTTCATGCACACCTGGGACCTGGCACGCGCCAGCGGCCAGGACGAGCGCCTCGACCCCGCCAGGTGCGCCCGGTTGCTCGACGGCATGCTGCCGCTCGACGACGTGCTGCGCGGGAGCGGACAGTACGGGCCACGGGTCGAGGTCCCGGAGACCGTCGACGTACAGACGCGCCTGCTCGCCTTCATCGGACGCAATCCCTGAGGAACCCTCCGGGGAGGGGTGCGGTCCCGGAACAGGTGCCGCCCCGGAACGGCGCAGCTCCGGGACGGGAACCGTCCGGGTCGGGATGCTGTTCGGGACGGGACGCCGTCCGGGTCGGGACACTGTTCCTGAAGGGGAACCGTTCCGAAACGGTCGCCGTTCCGGCCGTGGGCACGTTCACCTTCCGACGCCGTCACCCTCCTGCAGCGGCCGCGGCATCGCGGCTGTACCGGCCGTGGCATCGCGGGCGGTCGCCGGTGGCGTTCCGTCGCCTCGGACCGGAGGCGGCGGCCCGTCCGGACGGCTTCCGCCGATCGCCGTCAGCTCCGCCGCGAGAGTCCGCAGCCAGGTGTCGATGTCGACCAGCGCGGGCAGGACGGGGGCCGGGGCGGCGGAGACGACCTCGTGCGGAAGGGGCACCGGCGCCGCCCGGACGCCACCGGGCGGGAAGGCCGCCGCGCTGTCCATCGCCGAGGCCAGTCGCCCCGCGGACTCCCGCGCCCACCGGACCGCTTCGGGCGGCGCCGGACCGTACGCCTGCCGGGGCAGCCAATGGGATCCGATCACCGCGTGGGAGACGCAGTTGAGCGCCAGGTGCCAGTCCGGTCCGCTGTCGACGGCGTTCCTGCCGCCCTCGGTCCGGTACTGCGCGTAGGCGCGCTCGGCGATGCGGAGCCGGTGCCGGGTCAGCCTGAGCGCCTCATCGGTGCCGCCGTGCCGAGGCCGTGCATCGCCGGACGTCCCCGACGTCCCGGACGCCTCGGGTGCGCCGGACGTCCCGGACGCGCGGACCACGGCGGACACGGTGACCCGCACCAGGGGCGCCGCGGAACGCAGCATGTCCGCCACGCCGCGCCGAACCTCGGCGTGGGCTCCCGCGGGCCAGGCGAGCACGCCGCACACCAGCCCGATCGTGCAGCCCGCCAGGACGTCGAGCAGCCGTGTCCCCGCCAGCCGCCAGTCGGCCGGGGCGAGCTGGCTGAAGGCGGCGGCGACGACCAGGGTGAACAGACCCTGCGCCCAGGCCGGTCCCGCGATCGGCCCCACCGAGAACGCCACGAACATGGCCGGCACCAGCACGGCGGCGTACACCTCGACGGTGCCGCCGGCCTCGAAGATCAGCACCCCGGCGGCCAGCGCGCCCACCAGTGTTCCGACCGCCGCCGAGCGCACCGTGGACCAGGTCGCTCCCGCGGTCGTGCGCCCCAGCGTCAGCACGGTCAGCAGCACCCAGAAACCGTGCGAGAGGTCCAGGGTCCCGGCCACCAGACGGGCGGCGCCGAGACCCAGGGCCGTGCGTACGGCGTTCTGGAACAGGACCGAGCGCAGGGTGAGGTTGCCGGTCAGACGCAGCGCGAGGAGCCGCGCCGTGGAGGGCCCCGCGTACCAGAACTGTTCGGGCGGCAGACCGGCCGCGTCGCGGCGCCCACCGATCGCCACGGCCACCGCCGCCTGGGCAGTCAGGGCCGAGGCCGCCGTGACCAGCAGGTCGGACCGGCACTCCAGCAGTCGCTGCGACGCTTTGGCGTCCGTGTCGGGCCCGCTGCCGGACGGACGTCCGCGGACGGCGACGAAGTCGGCGACCATCTCTTCCAGGGCCTCGGGCCCCGGGACGGCGCGGGCACCACGCAGAGCGTCCGCCGTCGCGGTGCAGCCGGCCGCGACACCACGCAGCAGCTCCTCGGAGGGCGGATCGGCGGCCGTGGCGGAGTCCGGCCGCTCGGCCATCCGGGCGAGCTGATCCAGTACCCGCCGTGTCGCGGCTCCGGCCTGCGCCAGCCCCCGGTCGGTGCGGCCCGCCCCCGTCGGACGTGAGCCCGGTGGCGCCTGTGACAGCCGCAGCGCCAGCCCTTCCGCGCGCAGGCGCCGGGCCCGCTCGGGAGAGCGACGGTGGCCCTGGGCGGACGCGAGCGCCGAAGCGGCCGCGAGGTCGAGGGCGGCGGCGATCCGTTCCCGATACGGCTGGACGGGCGGGGCGGGCAGGAGCAGCAGCTCGCACACGACCAGCAGGACGACACCGGCCAGCAGGCCGCCGAGGCGCTGCGGAAGGGTGTCCGGCGCGTACGGCGGGAAGCACGCGAGCACGTAGAAGAGCAGCAGCCCCGGGACAGCGCCCGCCGCGGCCGGTCCGTACGCGGAGGCGAAGGAGACGGCGAAGCCGACCACCAGCATCCCGGCGACGGCGGAGACCGTAGTCACGGCGAGAGCGGTGCCGAGGGCCGTCAGCGCCACGGCCACCGGCAGCACGATCAGCATGGTCCGAGCCCGGTCGCGGCCGCCGCCCGGGATCGGGGAGAGGACGCCGAGCGCGATCGGCGCGAAGAGGGCGTAGACGGCGACGACCGGCTGGTCCAGCACGTAGAGGGCCGAGTAGAAGCCCGTGGCGGACGCGACCGTGACCCGTACGGACTGCCGCGCGGCCCGTACGCGACCGGGGGAGGGGGGCCGCTTCGGCATGGACGTTCCTTCCCCGGCGCCTCCCCGGGCCCGTCCCCGCCGTACGCCCATTGTCGACCGGGACCGGGAGGGAGGCACGGGCAGCGCCGGCGCCGTGGGTCCGGATCCGCGGCGGGGACGGGACCCGCTCGGCCGTCCGCCCGAGTCGGTCGGCCGAGTTCCTGTGACGCGGGGGAGCCGAGGCCGCCGTCGGCCGACTTGGCCCGAGGCCGGCTTTCGGCTTCGCCTCGGCTGTCCGGAGGATCGGATCCGCGCGGACAGGAATCCGCGTCGGTTGAGACGACAACAGGGTTTTCTCGTAAGGCAGTTGAAGGGAGAGGCGGCGGCGGGCGGCCGGTCGGTGTCCGGGCCCGCGACACGGTCCGCAAGCGTCTCGTCACCCGGCGGTCGGGCGCGCGCCGTCTGATCAGGGGTTTCTCTACCCAGGAGGCGGGTGAGCGCATAACATCCGGACGGGAAGACACCCGGAAGGCATGTCGGGGCAACCTGCCGGGACGCGGGCCCGCCCCCGATTCGTTACAGCCCCCGACCCGCCACCGTCCCCGACCACCTGTCACATCTCCGCCTGCGCACCTGTTCAGTCCCGCACGAAGGAACCATCAGTGAGCGAATCCGGATCCTCCGGAAGAGTCCAGCCGGCTCAGGCCGGCGATCCCTCCCGAATAGGTCCGTACCGGATCGTCGGTCGTCTCGGTGCCGGTGGCATGGGTACCGTCCACGCGGGCGTGGCCTCCGACGGAACGCGTGTGGCGGTGAAGGTGATTCAGCCCTCGCAGGCCCAAGAACCGGAATTCAGGGCCCGTTTCAGGCGTGAGGTCGACATGTCCTCCCGTGTCACCGGCCCGTACCTGGTCCCGCTGCTCACCGCCGACGCGAACGCCACGCAGCCGTGGCTCGCCACCGAGTACGTCGCCGGGCCGACGCTGCACGAGCACGTGCTCGCCCAGGGGCGGGTCACCGGACCCAGTCTGTACGCTTTCGCGGCCGCCACCGCGCAGGCGTTGGCCGCCGTGCACGCCGTCGGCGTGGTGCACCGTGATGTGAAACCGCAGAACGTCATCCTCACGCCCTCCGGTCCCCGCGTCCTGGATTTCGGCATCGCGCACGGCGACGACGACACCAGAGTCACCCGTCCCGGAGCCACGACCGGTACCCCGGGCTGGATCGGTCCCGAGCAGTACCGGACGGGTGCCGCCGGGTCCGGGAGCGATGTGTTCGCCTGGGGAGTGCTCGTGGCCTACGCGGCCACCGGGAAGTCTCCGTTCGGGACGGGCGCGCCCGACGTGGTCGCGTTCCGCGTGATGTCGGGTGAACCCGACCTGGACGGTGTCCCCGCGCCCCTGCGCGAGATCGTGCTGCGGGCACTGGCCAAGGAACCGGGGGACCGTCCCTCGGCCGCCGACGCCGCCGAGGAGTGCTTCGAACTCCTGGCCGCGCAGCTGATCCAGGCGATGCGGGCCGACACGTTGTTCACGCGGGCGGAGGACATGATCACCGCGGTCTGGGACATGCCTCACGTGGACGATCCGGCGTGGCCACGGCCCGCGAGACGCGGGCGAAGGCCATGGGCGGGCGTGTTCGTTGTCGCGGCCGCGGTCATCGGGGGCCTGGCGGGCGGAGTGGTCGCCCTGATGCCCGGCAAACCGGAGAGCGGCCGCCACCCGACGTCGAACGCTTCCTCCCTCCCGGCTTCCTCCGCTCCCGGCGCTTCCGACCCCGCTTCCTCGGCTGCCGTCTCCTCCCCGGCCGGCATCCCGCAGCCGTCCGGGACGGGCACCGGGGCGAGCACGAGGGCGAGCGCGTCGGTGAAGCTCGAGCAGGCCACGAGCGGCCGTCCGGCGAGTGTGGAGAGCTGGGCCGACGCGAGGTCGGCACGGGGCGAGGGTGAACACGACGTGGCCCGTGCCGTCCTGCGCGACCAGGGCGTTCTCGTCCGGGAACTCGGCGGCGCCATCGGCCTCGTCCCGAACACCGTGAGGTTCCACGCGTCGCGCGGGGAGGTCTACCTGTCGTACCGGCTCACCTCCGACGAGGCGGGGACGCTGTACGCGGAGACGGAGGTCGCCGGTCTGATGTGCCGGACGCTGCGGGAGTCCGTTCTGCGTCTGCACCCGGAACTGCCGTACCGCGCCTTTGTGATGGTGAGGGAAGAGACCGGTCAGGACCCGCTGGTGACCTGGGACGACGACTTCCTCACCGACGCCCGATGCGCATCGGCCGACGACGACTTGAGCCCTGCTGCCGCCGCACTGGGCTGGGAACCGGACGAACCGGGCCTTGGCCAGGCCATGATTCCCAGCACCGACCGCGACGAGATCGGCGTCGCGGACCGTGCCACCCGAAGGATCATCGAGCGGACCAACGGGATGCGTACGGCGCTCGGTACGGATCGCGCGCTCGGCAACGCGGAGCTCAAGGTGGGCTTCGATCCGAGCCGCTCGGCGATGTATGTGTGGTCGGACTACGGGACGTGGAATCAGCAGCAGGCCGCGGCCTGGGCGGGCATGGCGGCGGGCGAGGCGTGCCGGGCCCTGGTGCGGCAGCGGGACAGCGCGGGCGACGCGTGGCCGTACTCCCGTTACGCCGTGGCGGAGAGAGGCGGCTCCGGCTATCTGATGATCCGCTGGGGCACGGCCGGAACCCTGGCCGACTGTCCGGCCTGACCCCCTGCCCTGCCGGGTCGGGTCTCCGAGCGCGGAGACGGCCCCGCGCCACCGCTGCCCGTCGCGGATCCGGCGCCGCTGTCAGGGCACGTCGTGACGCCTGAGCGCCCGGGCGAAGGGCTCGCCGGTGCGTCGCGCGTACGCCATCCGCTCACGGACTTCGCGCAGGGTCCGGGGGCGGTAACCGGGTCCGCCGCAGCAACTCTTGTGGAAGCGGACGCCCGCGTGGAGCAGGACGGAGAGTGTCCTCCAGGCCGCGGTGTCCCGACGCCTGGGCGCCGCGAAGGCCGACCCCACGTGGATGAGCGGCGAGGCGCACCGGGGGCAGATCCGCACGGGACGGTCCCCGTCGTACGGCTGCTTGTACGACGCCCGGCAGGGCAGGCACACGTACGACGTCTTTCCGGAAGGCATGCTCCGAGGCTAGGCGGCACACGTTCCGCACGCGACGGATTTACTCGCCCGGTACGACCCGGCGATCAGTGCCGCGGAGATGCGGCACGTTGCTCCGTGCCCGGATCGGGGCGGAGGGGTGTTACTCACTTTTGAGTGACCTGTGGGTGACCTGTGCTGACGGGCGGCATGACCCGAAACGCCCTAGTTGTTGTCTGTGTAAGGGAGTTGGCGATGACAGTCCATCACTTTTCAGCTTTCCGTAGTTAAAGGCCATATACAGACGCCTGTAACTGATATGTCCGCAATTGGTAACAGGGGTCGGGTGTCGCCCGTCCTGGGCGGGGATGTGCAGCAACTTATGAGTCCTCGGCCACCGGGCCGGGACTCGCACAGGGTCGCACCGTGCGGGTTCCCCGAGAGGGGGCCCGCACGGGGTGTGCCGGCTCTCGAACCTTGAGGAGCATTCATGTCCGTTTCCACGACTGTCACTGCCCGCCGTGTGGCGGCCGCGGTCATCGCGGCCGGCGCGCTGGTCGGCACGGCGTCCGTGTCGGCCTCGGCCGCCGAGCCGCGCTTCGACCGCTCATACGTCGCCATCAGCAGGGTCCAGAGCGACGCGCCGGGCTTTGACGACCGCTCCGCGCGTTCTCTGAACGCGGAGTGGGTGGAAATCACCAACTCCGGTCGCCACGGGGTGAACCTGAACGGGTGGACGCTGTCGGACGAGGACGGCAACCGCTACAGCTTCAGGCACTTCACCCTGGCCGGCCGTGCCACCGTCCGTGTCCACACCGGCTACGGCCGTGACACCAGCCGTGACCTCTTCCAGGACCGTCGCAACGAGGTCTGGGACAACCGTTCCGACGAAGCCACGCTGCGGACCGCCCGCGGCCGCTTCGTCGACAGCGTCTCCTGGGACCGGTACTACGACCGCAACCACGGCCGTGACGACCACCGTGGCCACGGCCGTGACGACCACCGGGGTCACGGCGACCACCGCAACCACGGCCGTGACGACCACCGCGGCCACGGCGACCACCGCAACCACGGCCGTGACGACCACCGCGGCCACGGCGACCACCGTGGGCACGGCGACCACCGGGGTCAGCAGGGCCAGCAGGGTCAGGGTCCGCGCCAGGGCCAGCAGGGCCAGCACGGCCAGCAGGGTCAGGGTCCGCGCCAGGGACAGCAGGGCCAGCACGGCCAGCAGGGTCAGGGTCCGCGCCAGGGACAGCAGGGCCAGCAGGGCCAGGGACAGGGCCAGCACGGCCAGCAGGGTCAGGGTCCGCGCCAGGGACAGCAGGGTCAGGGGCTGGGCCACCTCCTCGGTCACTGAACCGCGACCGCAGGCTCACCCACCTGGGGTGTACGCGGGTGGCATCCGGTCAGAACGTGGGGATGACCGGCTGTAGTCCGGGCCCGGTCGGACCCGACGAGGCACGAACCCGCAGGACGGCATCACCACAGAAGACCCGCACCGACCGGTGCGGGTCTTCTGTTTCCGCACCGGTCGGCGCGGCCCTCACAGCACCCGGCGTCTGCGTCCGAGCCAGGTCTGCGCGATGACGACGACGGCGAGGAAGGCACCGCTGACGACCTGTTGGTAGGCGGAGTCCAGGGAGCCGATCTGGTTGATCACGTTCTGGATGACTTTCAGGAGCAGCACTCCGACGAGTGAGCCGCTGATGAAACCGAACCCGCCGGTGAGCAGGGTGCCGCCGATGACGACGGCGGAGATCGCCTCCAGCTCCATGCCCGAGCCCAGGATCGTGACGCCGGACGCGAGCCATGCCGCGTTGAGCGCCCCGGCGAGTCCCGCGCACAGCCCGGACAGCGTGTAGACGGAGATCTTCGTACGGGCCACGGGGGCGCCCATCAGCGCCGCCGCGTCCTCGTTCCCGCCGACCGCGTACACGTACTGCCCGAACCGGGTGCGCCGCAGGACCACCGCACCGAGGACGAACAGCGCGACGGTGATCCACACGGGCAGGCCGACGCCGAGCAGCGAGCCTTGTCCGAGCTCCGCGAAGAACGACCCCTTGTCCACGAGATACGTCTTCGATCCCTCGTCGGTGACGGAGAGCAGAATGCCCCGGGCACCCAGCATCGAGGCCAGCGTGACGATGAACGGAGCGAGGCGCGAACGGGCGATCAGCAGTCCGTTGACGAGGCCGATCAGTCCGCAGACGGCCAGGGGGAGCAGCAGCGCGACGACCGCTCCGTACCGCGATCCCCAGGCCGCGAGCACACCGCCGAGCGCGAACAGCGAGCCCACCGACAGATCGATGCCGCCGGTGATGATGACGAAGGTCATGCCGAGCGCGACCACGGCGAGGAACGCCGAGGAGAGCGCCATGTTCTCCAGGTTGTCGCCGGTCAGGAAGGTGTCGAAGCTGAGGGACGCCGCGGTCATCGCGACGACCAGCGTGACCAGCGCGCCGTGCTGCTGGGCGAGGGCGCTGAGCCGTTCGGAGCGGCCGGCGCCGGTCGGTTCCTCCTCGGCCGTGTTCTTCGCGCGCACCGGAATGTCCACGTCGGTCGTCATCGCTTTCCTCGTTCCCGGGCCGCGTAGACGGCGAGGACGATCACCACGGCCTGGGCGATCTGGGTCCACGACGGCGGCAGATCGTGCTTGATGAGCGTGGTGGTGAGCAACTGGATGAGGACGGCGCCGGCGACCGTGCCGCCGATCCGGATACGGCCACCGCTCAGCGGTGTCCCGCCGACCACGACGGCGGTGATGGCGGACAGTTCCATCAGGTTGCCGAGCGAGGACGGGTCGCTCGCGGTGAGGCGGGCGGTGGCCAGGACGCCCGCGACGGCCGCGAGGACGCCCGAGCACACGTACACCAGGATGAGGACGCGGCGTACCGGCAGTCCGGCGAGCCGGGCCGCGGGGCGGCTGTCCCCGATGGCGAGGAGGCTGCGGCCGAAGGTCGTGCGGCGTACGACGAAGCCGACGAGCAGGGCGAGGGCCGCGGCGATCAGGACGACGTACGGGACGCCCAGGACGTCGCCGGAGCCGAGTTCCGCCATGGCCGGGTCGTGGACGTCCTTGAGCTGGGGGAGGAGTACCAGGGCCAGCCCGCGCCCGGCGACCATCAGGGCGAGTGTCGCCACGATCGGCTGGACGCCGACGAACGCGATGAGCGATCCGTTCGCGACACCCACCACGGCACCGCCCACGAGCGCGATCAGGACGGCGATCCCGGGTCCGTAGCCGAGATAGAGGGACAGGAGCGAGGTGGACAGGGCCATCACCGAGCCCACCGCCAGGTCGACGCCCTCGCTGCCGATCGCCAGTGCCATGCCGAGTGCCACGATGAGGACCGGTGCGACCTGGACCGCCTGGGTGCGGAAGTTCTCCGTGGACAGGAAGTGCGGGGTGAAGACGGTGTTCACCAGGAAGAGGACCACGACGCCCAGGTAGACGCCGTACTCCTGGAGCAGGGCCAGCAGACGGTCGCGGTCGGCGGAGACCCGGCCGAGGGTCAGGTC includes:
- a CDS encoding ABC transporter permease — encoded protein: MTTDVDIPVRAKNTAEEEPTGAGRSERLSALAQQHGALVTLVVAMTAASLSFDTFLTGDNLENMALSSAFLAVVALGMTFVIITGGIDLSVGSLFALGGVLAAWGSRYGAVVALLLPLAVCGLIGLVNGLLIARSRLAPFIVTLASMLGARGILLSVTDEGSKTYLVDKGSFFAELGQGSLLGVGLPVWITVALFVLGAVVLRRTRFGQYVYAVGGNEDAAALMGAPVARTKISVYTLSGLCAGLAGALNAAWLASGVTILGSGMELEAISAVVIGGTLLTGGFGFISGSLVGVLLLKVIQNVINQIGSLDSAYQQVVSGAFLAVVVIAQTWLGRRRRVL
- a CDS encoding ABC transporter permease; translated protein: MTDLTLGRVSADRDRLLALLQEYGVYLGVVVLFLVNTVFTPHFLSTENFRTQAVQVAPVLIVALGMALAIGSEGVDLAVGSVMALSTSLLSLYLGYGPGIAVLIALVGGAVVGVANGSLIAFVGVQPIVATLALMVAGRGLALVLLPQLKDVHDPAMAELGSGDVLGVPYVVLIAAALALLVGFVVRRTTFGRSLLAIGDSRPAARLAGLPVRRVLILVYVCSGVLAAVAGVLATARLTASDPSSLGNLMELSAITAVVVGGTPLSGGRIRIGGTVAGAVLIQLLTTTLIKHDLPPSWTQIAQAVVIVLAVYAARERGKR